CGGCCCACCGCGCGGGTGATGTCGAAGCCTATGGCGTCGAAGGCGCGCAGGGCGTTGGGCGCGAGGACGATTCCGGCGCCGACGGCGGTCGGCCCGGGCGCCCGCTCGCAGACGGTGACCCGCCAGCCCCGTCGGTGCAGGGCCACGGCCGCGGTGAGTCCGCCGATCCCCGCGCCTGCCACGACCGCGTGACGCTGAAGTGCCGACATGACGAGTCCCCCTTCACTCTCCCCGTCCTCTACAGCTGTAGAGGGCGATGCCCTTCACTCTACAGCTGTAGAGTGAAGGGATGTCCATCCCCCGTCAGAGCACACCCGTCACGGACCGCAGGACGCTGATCGCCGACACCGCGATCGACCTCGTGGCCGCCACCGGCCTCCGCGGACTGACCCACCGCGCGGTCGACGGCGCGGCAGGGCTGCCGGCGGGCAGCACCTCGTACTACTTCCGTACGAGGACGGCCCTGATCGGCGCCTGCTACCAGCGGCTGGCCGATCTGGACCTCGGCGACCTGGACCTCGGCGACCTCGGCGACCTCGGCGGTGAGAGTCCGTCCGCGCCCCCGGTGCCGGACCGGGACGCGGCCGCGGCCGCGCTGGCCGGACTGCTGCACCGCTGGCTGACGGTGGGGCGCGAGCGCCAGCTGGCCCGCTTCGAACTCAGCCTGGAGGCGGCCCGCAACCCCGCACTGGAGGCGGACTTCCTCCGGGCGGGGCAGGGGCCCCGGGCCCGGGCCGCGGGCATCCTCGCCGCACTCGGGGCCGACCGGCCCGAGGAGGCCGCCGAGCTGCTCGTCGCCTGGACGGACGGGCTCCTCTACGACCGGCTGGCCGGCGCCCTCGCCCGCTCCCGGGTGGCCCCGGACCCGGCCGAACTCGCCTCCGTCGCCCGTAGGATGATCGACGCGGCCCTCGCGCACCGTGGATAAGATCCGGTCGTGATCGCCGAACTGCAGTGCGTAGTCCTGGACTGTCCCGATCCGCAGGTGCTGGCCGAGTTCTACCGGTCCCTGCTCGGTGGAAACGTCAACCAGCCGGACCGGCGCTGGGCGGTTGGCGAGGACTGGGCGACGCTCCACGCGCCGTCGGGTCCGGTCCTCGCCTTCCAGCGCGTGGCGGACCACCGGCCCCCGCGCCGGCCGGACCCCACCCGGCCGCAGCAGTTCCACCTGGACCTCGGCGTCCCGGACCTCGACCGTGCGCAGGAGCAGGTGCTGGCGGCCGGAGCGACGCTGCTCGACGGCGACGAGGGCGGGCGCAGCTGGCGGATCTTCGCGGACCCGGCGGGCCATCCCTTCTGCCTGGTCCGCCACTAGCGGGTGCCGGGTGCCGGATGCCGGATGCCGGGTGTCCGACAAGTCGGACCCCGCCCGCACCGTTCAAGATCATCAGATGCAGAATGTCCATATGCTGATACCGAACACGCCGAAGACGGCAGCGATCGACGATGCAGCGCTGATCAGCCGCTCCCTGGCCCGGGCCTTCGACGACGACCCGATGATGCGCTGGTTCTTCCCCGACGACTCCTCGCGCGAGGCGTCACTGGGCAGTTACTTCACGACGCTCTTCACCCGGCAGTACGTCTCCAACGCCGTGTGCGAGTTCACCGCGGCCGCGGCGGCCTTCTGGGTGCCGCCGGAGGCGCAGGCCAAGGCCGTTCCCGACGCGGAAACCATCCAGCAGCTGCGGAACATCCTCGGCGACCGGGCCGAGCTGTTCGGGGCCACTGTCGAGGCGGCCGCCCAGCACACGCCCCAGGAGCCGCACTGGTACCTCGCGGTGATCGGCGCCGACCCCGCCGCCCAGGGCACGGGCCAGGGGGCCGCCCTGCTGCGCTCGGGCCTGGCCAAGGCCGACGCGGCGGGCCTGCCCGCCTGTCTGGAGTCCTCCAAGGCCGCCAACCTTCCCTTCTACGAGCACTTCGGCTTCACCGTGCGCGAGGAGATCCGGCTGCCCGGGGGCGGCCCGACCCTGTGGGCGATGCGCCGCGAACCGCAGCCTCCGGTCGACCCCCGGGCCGTGTGACGCACGGGGCGAGCGGACCCGTCCGACTGTGGACGGGTCCGCTCGCCCCGGCCCACCGCTCGCCCCGGCCCGCCGCTCGCCCCGCCTCGTCCGTTCGACCGCGCCGCCGGCGCGTGTACGACCGGGGCCGCCTTCCGTCGTAGGCTGCATCCCGCACGGGACGGACGGGAGGCCGACATGGCCGAGACGCTGGTGACCGGGGTGACGGTGGCCGAGGTGATGGCCGAGCTGGCCGCGCTCGAGGACCCGAAGGCCCGCGCGGTCAACGAAAAACACGGTGACGACCACGGAGTGAACCTCGGCAAGCTGCGCGCGCTCGCGAAGCGGCTGAAGACGCAGCAGGAACTCGCGTGCCGGCTCTGGGAGACGGACGACACCGCGGCGAGACTGCTGGCGATCCTGATCTGCCGCCCGAAGGCGTTCGGGCGTGACGAGCTGGACGCCATGATGCGCGGGGCCCGCACGCCCAAGGTGCACGACTGGCTCGTGAACTACGTGGTGAAGAAGAACCCGCACCACGAAGAGCTGCGTGTGGCCTGGTCCGCCGATCCGGATCCGGTGATCGCGAGTGCCGGCTGGGCGCTCACCACCGAGCGCGTGGCGAAGAAGCCCGAGGGCCTCGACCTCGCCGGACTGCTCGACGTCATCGAGACGCAGATGAAGGACGCCCCGGAGCGCCTGCAGTGGGCGATGAACCACTGCCTGGCCCAGATCGGGATCGAGCACCCGGAGTACCGCGCCCGTGCCATCGACATCGGTGAGCGCCTGGAAGTACTCAAGGACTACCCGACCTCCCCGGGCTGCACCTCTCCGTTCGCGCCCGTCTGGATCACCGAGATGGTGAGCCGGCAGCAGGGCAAGTGACGACCCCCTAGGCGCCGGTTCCCGTGCGGGCGCCGTACTGCCCGCCTCGGGACGCCAACTCCTTGACCACGGCGGCGGTGCGTCCGGTGAAGTACGCCCGTCGCAGGGAGTCGTCGGTGCGGGTGAACTGGCCCACCGCGTCCCTGCGCCCGAGCGTGACGGCCCGCGCGACGTAACGCAGGGAGTACGGCTCGGGCGTGCGGCCCTCGCTCAGGCGGGCCAGTGTGTTCGCCGCATGAGCTGCCTGCGGCGTGGCGAGGGCGCAGGCGAAACGGGCTCCGGGTACGGCCGCGCAGTCACCCACGGCGAAGATCCGTTCGTCGCCGACGCTGCGCAGGTACGGGTCCACGAGCGCACGGCCCTCCGCATCGACTTCGAGACCGCTGCGTGCCGCGAGGTCGGGGACGCCCGACACGATCGCCCACAGGGCCAGGTCGGATGCGAACTCCGCTCCCGACCGGAGGTGCACCGCGCCGTCGGTGACCTCCGTGACGCCGTCGTCCACGACGGAGACCCTCAGCCGCTCCAGTCCGGACCGGACCCGCCGGAACGCCCGGTGGGAGAAATCCCGGCCGACCGACGACCCGATGATCCGCACCTGGAGGTCCGGCCTCGCCTCGGCCACCTCCGCCGCCGTCTCCACGCCCGTCGAGCCGCCCCCGATCACCGTGACCGTGCTGCCCGCAGGGAGGGCGGCGAGTGCCGCGCGGGCCCGCTCGGCGCCCTCCCACGTGCCCACCGGGACGGTGCCCGGCATTGGCCGCACCGTGCTGCCGACGGCGAGGAACGCGTAGTCGAAGCCGACGCTCGCGCCGTCGTCGAGGACGACGCTGCCGTCTCCGATCTTGTCGACCGTGCCGACCAGAGCAGCGATCCCGTCACGCAGCATCGACGCGAGGGGCGTCGCGACGGCGGCGGTCCCCACGACCTGCTGGTGCAGCCGTACGCGCTCCACGAAGTCGGGGCGCGGGTTGATCACCGTGATCTCGGCGGTCTTCACCTTCTTGGCGATCCGGTTCGCCGCGAGCGTGCCCGCGTAACCGGCGCCCACCACTACCACCTTCATGTCGGCCTCCTGCCTCGGTGACTGGTCGGACATGAGATGCCGGCGGGCCGGGTCCTGTGACACCCCTTCCACGTGTCGCGCGTCACAGGGGGCGAGGCGTCACAGAACGGCGGGATCCGGTGTCTTGTGCGTGACACGGCCGAGAGCCGAGAGACAGAAGAAGCACAAGAAACCGAAGAAACAGGAGCACGGCATGAGTGAGGACGATCGCCGTCCCGACCCCGCCATCGAGGCGTTCGTCACCCACCGCAACCTGCTCTTCACCGTTGCCTACGAGATGCTCGGGTCGGCGGTGGACGCGGAGGACGTCCTCCAGGAGACCTGGTTGCGCTGGGCTGCCGTCGATCTCGACGCGGTGCGCGAGCAGCGTGCGTACCTGGTCCGGATCACCACCCGGCAGGCGCTCGGCCGGCTGCGCACGCTCGGCCGGCGCAAGGAGTCGTACGTCGGCCCCTGGCTGCCCGAGCCGCTGCTCACCGCGCCGGACGTGGCCGAGGACGTCGAGCTGGCCGACAGCATCTCGATGGCGATGATGCTGGTCCTCGAGACGCTCGCACCGACCGAGCGGGCGGTGTTCGTGCTGCGCGACGTCTTCGACCTCGGTTACGAGGAGATCGCGGAGGCCGTCGACAAGAGCCCGGCCGCGGTCCGCCAGATCGCCCACCGGGCCCGGGCGCACGTGGCCGCGCGCCGCCAGCGCGGTGCCGTCTCCACGGCGGAGACCCGGGCCGCGCTCGGGGCCTTCCAGCGGGCCGTCGAAACGGGGGACCTGCAGAGCCTGGTCGACCTCCTCGCCCCGGACGTCGTCGCCCTGAGCGACGGCGGAGGCATCAAGCAGGCCATGCCGCGGCCCACCGTGGGAGCCGAGAAGGTAGCCCGCCTGCTGGCCGCCGGCGTGGCGGCGTGGGGACCGGTGTCCACGCTGGAGCCGGCGCAGATCAACGGCCATCCGGCTCTGATCGTGCGGATCGGCGGGGAGATCGACCTGGTCGTGGCCATGCGGATCGACGACGGGGTCATCACCGGCATCTACACCGTGCGCAACCCCGAAAAACTGACGCACGTGGACCGGGAAACCGCTGTGAGCCGCTGAATTCGGAGGCGGCGAACACCCGGCAGGCCGGATACGGCTGTTGCCGCAGACCCACCGAGGAGCCCCGATGATCACCTGGCGCCGGCTCGGCGAGCCGGACTTCCCGCACCTGAGGCAGTGGCTGGCGCAGCCGCATGTCGCACGGTGGTGGAACCACGAGACCTCCCCGGAGGCCGTCGAGCGCGACTTCGGCCCCGCAGCCCGGGGCGAGGAGCCGGCAGAGGCCCCGCTCGTCCTGCTCGACGGCGAACCGCTCGGTCTCGTACAGCGCTGCCGCCTCGCCGGCTACCCCGACTACCCGGCCGAGCTGGCGGCCGAAGTCGACGTGCCCGACGGGGCGGTGACGATCGACTAGCTGATGGGGGATCCCCGCCTGGCCGGCCGGGGACACGGCACACGCATGATCCACGCGGTCGTCGAGGCGACCTGGACCGACCATCCCGACACCACGGCGATCATCGTCCCGGTGCATGCCGCCAACCGGGCCTCCTGGAGGGCACTGGAGAAGGCGGGCCTGCGCCGTATCGCCGAAGGCTCCCTGGAACCCGACAACCCCGTCGACGACCGCGCCCACTTCGTCTGCCGCACGGACCGTACGGACCGCCCGCCCCACCCGACGGCCACCCCGTAGGGCCGCCCGGCCCCCGAGGGCCGGCCCCCTTCCGTTCTAGTCCGTGGAGCGGGTCCAGCCGATGACGTCGAGGCGGACGGCGTCGGCGAGGCGGTCTTCCGAGAAGAGGAGGCGGGCCGGCTCCGACACGCGGATGACGTCCACGTAGATCCCGCGGCCGACATAGCGGCCGGTCGCGGTGTGGCGGAAGCGCAGGCGTACCTCCCGGCCCGCCCCGGTGGCGGTGAGGGGGGCTTCGAGGCGGTGCCAGATGCGGCCGGACCAGCCGCTCACCGAGCCGCGGGGCCATTGCTCGGGCGCGCCGCCGGTGGAGCGGAGGGTGCTGAAGGGCAGCGGTTCCCAGTGCTCCCCGTCGGATGAGGCCTCCAGGTGCAGGGCGCCCTCGCCGGGCACGGTGTCCCACCACACGGCGCAGCGCAGCCGGGCGGCGGCCGTGGCCGGGGTGAGCGGCGGGAGGGTGAGCGTGCCGGAGGTGCCCGGCTCGATCCCGGAGAACCAGGCCGCGCCGCCGTGCCGGGTACGGACCGGGACGGCACGGGCGAAGCGGTTGCCGGCGGCGACGCGTGGCGCGCTGCCGGCCCGCCAGGTGCGCACGGGGTGGACGGAGTTGCCGAGCAGGATCAGGAAGGAGTCGGTGGAGGGGTCGAGGACCAGGGAGGTGCCGGTGAAGCCGGTGTGGCCGGCGGAGTGCGGGGTGGCCATGGCGCCCATGTACCAGTGCTGGTAGAGCTCGAAGCCGAGGCCGTGGTCGTCGCCGGGGAAGGCGGTGTTGTAGTCCGTGAAGAGCAGCTCGACGGAGGACGGGCGCAGGATGCGCTTGCCCGCGTAGACCCCGCCGTCGAGGAGGGTGCGGGCGAGGACGGCCAGGTCCCAGGCGGTGCCGAAGACGCCGGCGTGGCCCGCGACGCCGCCGAGCGCGTACGCGTTCTCGTCGTGGACCTCGCCCCACACCAGTCCGCGGTCCAGGCCGGACCAGGGCGGGCGCTGCACCTCGGTGGCGGCGGTGACCCGGCGCCAGGAGAGCGGTGGGTTGTAACGAGTGCGGTGCATTCCGAGTGGAGCAGTGATCTCGTCGTGGAGCAGGACATCCAGAGTGCGACCGGTGATCTGTTCCAAGAGCAGCTGGAGGGTGATCAGGTTCAGGTCGGAGTACCGGTAGACCGTTCCGGGAGTCTCCTGAGGCCTCACCGACCACAGCAGCCTCAGGCGGCCCTCCCGCGTGGACTCCTTGTAGAAGGGCGCCCAGGAGCGCAGCCCCGAGGTGTGCGTGAGCAGTTGACGGACCGTGATCACCTCCTTGCCGCCCCCGGTGAACTCCGGCAGGTACCGGCGCACCGGAGCCTCCAGCTCCAAGTGCCCCCGTTCCATCTGCTGCACGGCCAGGATGGAAGTGAACAGTTTGGTCAGCGAGGCCAGATCGAAGACGGTGTCCTCGGCCATCGCGATCCGCTCGGCCGCAGGGAACTCCCGGACCCGGTCGGTCCGCCCGTCGTAGTCCGCGTAGCGCACGGCCTCGCCCATGGCCCGGTGCAGGGCGATGGTGCGGCCCCGGCCCGCGAGGACCACCGCACCGGCGTAGTAGGGGTGTTCGGGGGAGGGGCCGAGGAACCGCCGGGCCTCGTCCGCGACCCCTTCGAGGTGCTGCTCCAGCAGACCGGCCTGGCGTGCGGAGCCGTACCGCAGCCGCAGGCCCTGGAGCGCGCGTCGCTCGGCCGGATGGCCCGAGGCCCCGGCGGCGGCGCCGGGGAGCGCGGCGTGCAGGACGAGCACCCCGCCGAGCGCGAGCAGCCGCGCCCCGAGCCGGCGGCGGCTCAGCCCGCCGCCCGCCTTTCCGGGCCCGCCTGCCGTCGCCGTCGCTGCCGCCGTCGCTGGTGCGGCCTGGGCATCGCTGCCCGCCGCGCCGTGAGCCCCCGTTCGTGCTGTCATGTCCGCCCTCCTGCTCTTCGTCCGAGTCCTGCTGCGGCGCCGTTTCCCAGGGCTCCGCCCCGGACCTCGCGCCTCAATCGCCGGCGGGGCTGGATCTGTCCGGCCGAGCCGTTCTCCGCAGCGAGACGATCTGCCCCGTCGCGGTCGTGCGGGGCTGGGTTCATCCTGGCTGACCTGCCCGTGCCGTCGTTCGCGCCGCACGCTAGTGGGTATCTGCCCGCCCGCCGGCCACCCTCCGCACCGACCGGCCCGTAAAGAATCTGACACTGCATCAGAAAATCTCTTCCCTCGCATGCCGGGCTGCGGCATCCTGCCGCCCATGGAGACGGAGCTGAGCAAGAAACTGGGAGTCGAGCACGCCATCTTCGGCTTCACGCCCTTCCCGGCGGTCGCCGCGGCCATCACCCGCGCGGGCGGCTTCGGCGTACTCGGTGCGGTCCGCTACACCGCTCCCGACGACCTCAAGCGCGACCTCGACTGGATGCAGGCGCACACCGACGACAAGCCCTACGGCCTCGACGTCGTCATGCCCGCCAAGAAGGCCGTCGACGGCATCAGCGAAGCCGGCATCGAGGCGATGATCCCGGCCGGGCACCGTGCCTTCGTCCGCGACACCCTCGCCAAGCACCACGTTCCCGAGCTCGCCGAAGGAGAGGCCTCCGGCTGGCGGATCACCGGCTGGATGGAGCAGGTCGCCCGCAACCAGCTCGACGTCGCCTTCGACTACCCCATCAAACTCCTGGCGAACGCCCTCGGTTCCCCGCCCGCCGACGTCATCGCCCGCGCCCACGACCACGGCGTCCTCGTCGCCGCCCTCGCCGGCAGCGCCAAGCACGCCCGCCGCCACGCGGAAGCCGGCATCGACATCGTCGTCGCCCAGGGCTACGAGGCCGGCGGCCACACCGGCGACATCGCCACCATGGTCCTGGTCCCCGAAGTCGCCGAAGCCGTCGCTCCGCTCCCGGTCCTCGCCGCCGGCGGCATCGGCAGCGGCGAGCAGATCGCCGCCGGACTCGCCCTCGGCGCCCAGGGCGCGTGGCTCGGTTCCCTCTGGCTGACCACCACCGAGTCCGACCTCCATTCGCGCGCCCTCACCGAGAAGCTGCTCGCCGCGGGCTCCGGCGACACCGTCCGCTCCCGCGCCCTCACCGGCAAGCCCGCCCGCCAGCTCCGCACCGAGTGGACCGACGCCTGGGACGACCCGGAGGGCCCGGGCGCGCTCCCCATGCCGCTCCAGGGCCTGCTCGTCGCCGAGGCCGTCTCCCGGATCCAGAAGTACGAGGTCCAGCCGCTGCTCGGCACCCCCGTCGGCCAGATCGTCGGGCGGATGAACAGCGAACGCAGCGTCCAGGCCGTCTTCGACGACCTCACCGCCGGGTTCGAGCGCGCCATCGACCGCATCAACCGCATCGCCGGCCGGGCCTGAGAGGTGTGATCAGCATGAGTGACCAGCCTGCATGGGGGTCCCCCCGGACGAAGTCCGGGGGAGGCTTCTGGGCCCAGGCGGCCGCCGACCCCGAGCGCACCGTCCTCGTCACCCCCGAAGGCGAGGAGTGGACGGCCGGCCGGCTGCACGCCGACGTCAACCGCCTCGTCCACGGCCTGCGCGCCGCCGGTCTGAAGAAGGGGGACGTCTTCGCCGTCGTCCTCCCCAACGGCGTCGAGTTCCTCACCGCCTACCTGGCCGCCTCCCAGGCCGGCTTCTACCTCGTCCCCGTCAACCACCACCTCGTCGGCCCCGAGATCGCCTGGATCGTCTCCGACTCCGGGGCCAAGGTGCTCATAGCCCACGAACGCTTCGCCGACGCCGCCACCGCCGCGGCCGACGAGGCCGCCCTCCCCGCGAGCCACCGCTACGCCGTCGGAGCGGTCGTGGGCTTCCGCCCGTACCGGGACCTCCTCGAAGGACAGCCCGGGACGCCCCCCGGGGAGCGCACCCTCGGCTGGGTCATGAACTACACCTCCGGCACCACCGGCCGCCCGCGCGGGATCCGCCGCCCGCTGCCGGGCAGGCTTCCGGAGGAGACGTACCTCGGCGGGTTCCTCGGCATCTTCGGCATCCGCCCCTTCGACGGCAACGTCCACCTGGTCTGCTCGCCGCTCTACCACACGGCCGTCCTCCAGTTCGCGGGCGCCGCCCTGCACATCGGGCACCCGCTGGTCCTGATGGACAAGTGGACCCCGCAGGAGATGCTGCGCCTGATCGACCGGCACGCGTGCACGCACACGCACATGGTCCCCACGCAGTTCCACCGGCTGCTCGCCCTCCCGCAGGAGACGAAGGACGCGTACGACGTCTCCTCGATGCGGCATGCCATCCACGGCGCCGCGCCCTGCCCCGACCACGTCAAAAGGGCGATGATCGACTGGTGGGGCGGCTGCGTGGAGGAGTACTACGCGGCGAGCGAGGGCGGCGGCGCCTTCGCGACCGCCGAGGACTGGCTGAAGAAGCCGGGAACCGTGGGCAAGGCCTGGCCGATCAGCGAACTGGCCGTCTTCGACGACGACGGCAACCGATTGCCCGCCGGGGAACTGGGCACCGTCTACATCAAGATGAACACCGGCGGCTTCAGCTACCACAAGGACGAGGGCAAGACGAAGAAGAACCGCATCGGCGACTTCTTCACCGTCGGCGACCTCGGCCTGATGGACGAGGAGGGGTACCTCTTCCTCCGCGACCGCAAGATCGACATGATCATCTCCGGCGGGGTCAACATCTACCCGGCCGAGATCGAGTCGGCCCTGCTCACCCACCCGGCCGTCGCGGACGCCGCCGCCTTCGGCATCCCGCACGCCGACTGGGGCGAGGAGGTCAAGGCGGTCATCGAACCGGCCGAGGGCTTCGTCGCGGGCGACGCGCTCGCCGCGGAGATCCTGCACCACTGCGAACGCCGGCTCGCCGGCTACAAGCGCCCCAAGACCGTCGACTTCATCGAGACGATGCCGCGCGATCCGAACGGCAAGCTCTACAAGCGGCGGCTGCGCGACCCGTACTGGGAGGGCCGCGACCGGGCCGTGTGATCGCGCGGGATCCGGCCGATCCGGCTGATCCGCCGGTCCCGCTCGTCCAGCTGATCCCGCGTCACCAGGAGGTGAAGTCGTAGACCGCCGGGCAGTAGGGGTCCTCGGCCTCCGAGGCGTTCCAGTCGAGCTCGTCGCGTACGAGGGAGGGCAGCGCCGCCATCGTCCCGGTGAACCCCCCTCGTACGGCTCCCTCCCCGTCCCTCAGTGCGATGTCCACACCGATCCGCGCGGCCGGCCCGGCGGCCGCGGCGGTGCCGGCCGTCCGGTCGACGTACGGTCGTACCGTGGCGGGGCCGACCAGCAGGAAACCGGCGAGCAGCAGCTCGGGCTCGGGGTCCCGATCCCCGCCGTAGTAACCGATCATGGAGACGGCGGCGTGCAGCGCGTCGGTGAGGTCGTACGCGGGTTTCTCCAGGAACCGCCAGGTCGCGGGGCGGGCGTCGATGACGGGGATGCCCAGGCCGTCCGCGGCCGGGGCGGCGGCCGGGTCCGGTCCGCCGGCGGCCAGCTGCCGCAGCACCGCGGCGATGACGCTCCACGGGATGTTGCAGTCGTGGGAGGCATCGACCAGGGGCAGGTCGTAGGCGACCGAACTGTCCAGGTCGCGGCCGTCCCACAGGACCACGCGGGTGGTGTCCGGGCGTCCCGGCGGCGGCACCACCCCGCGTACGGGCCGGCCCGCTTCCCCGGTGGCGCCCACGGCCCCGGGCGCCGGGGAGACGTGGCGCTGCAACGCCCTGACCACGACGCGGTGCAGTCCGTTCAGGTCCGCCTCGGTCCAGGCCGAGGGTGCGTCCGCTGAGGTCATGCCCCATTCTGCGGTGCCGTGCCCGGGTTTGCGGGGACACCGCACCAGACGCCCCGCCCCGCCTGACGCCCCGCCACGCCACGCCCGACACTCCCGCCACTGACCTGTCGCAGCGAAGTTAGTCGGCCGGGTCCTGCCGACCTGCGTGGACTATGTTGCGTGAGACGGGTTCTCCGAGGTGTTCCTGGTGGCTTCGTCGGTGACAGCCGGGCTCATGCACAATTTCCGTGAGGACGATCAACGGGTTCGGTCTCGGTGTCTAGGGCCTGTCCGGCGGATCAGGCCGGGCGGCCCACCGGCGCTGAATCGCTGTAGCGATCCGCCGGAT
Above is a genomic segment from Streptomyces sp. NBC_01233 containing:
- a CDS encoding serine hydrolase domain-containing protein, coding for MTARTGAHGAAGSDAQAAPATAAATATAGGPGKAGGGLSRRRLGARLLALGGVLVLHAALPGAAAGASGHPAERRALQGLRLRYGSARQAGLLEQHLEGVADEARRFLGPSPEHPYYAGAVVLAGRGRTIALHRAMGEAVRYADYDGRTDRVREFPAAERIAMAEDTVFDLASLTKLFTSILAVQQMERGHLELEAPVRRYLPEFTGGGKEVITVRQLLTHTSGLRSWAPFYKESTREGRLRLLWSVRPQETPGTVYRYSDLNLITLQLLLEQITGRTLDVLLHDEITAPLGMHRTRYNPPLSWRRVTAATEVQRPPWSGLDRGLVWGEVHDENAYALGGVAGHAGVFGTAWDLAVLARTLLDGGVYAGKRILRPSSVELLFTDYNTAFPGDDHGLGFELYQHWYMGAMATPHSAGHTGFTGTSLVLDPSTDSFLILLGNSVHPVRTWRAGSAPRVAAGNRFARAVPVRTRHGGAAWFSGIEPGTSGTLTLPPLTPATAAARLRCAVWWDTVPGEGALHLEASSDGEHWEPLPFSTLRSTGGAPEQWPRGSVSGWSGRIWHRLEAPLTATGAGREVRLRFRHTATGRYVGRGIYVDVIRVSEPARLLFSEDRLADAVRLDVIGWTRSTD
- a CDS encoding NAD(P)H-dependent flavin oxidoreductase; this encodes METELSKKLGVEHAIFGFTPFPAVAAAITRAGGFGVLGAVRYTAPDDLKRDLDWMQAHTDDKPYGLDVVMPAKKAVDGISEAGIEAMIPAGHRAFVRDTLAKHHVPELAEGEASGWRITGWMEQVARNQLDVAFDYPIKLLANALGSPPADVIARAHDHGVLVAALAGSAKHARRHAEAGIDIVVAQGYEAGGHTGDIATMVLVPEVAEAVAPLPVLAAGGIGSGEQIAAGLALGAQGAWLGSLWLTTTESDLHSRALTEKLLAAGSGDTVRSRALTGKPARQLRTEWTDAWDDPEGPGALPMPLQGLLVAEAVSRIQKYEVQPLLGTPVGQIVGRMNSERSVQAVFDDLTAGFERAIDRINRIAGRA
- a CDS encoding TetR/AcrR family transcriptional regulator — encoded protein: MSIPRQSTPVTDRRTLIADTAIDLVAATGLRGLTHRAVDGAAGLPAGSTSYYFRTRTALIGACYQRLADLDLGDLDLGDLGDLGGESPSAPPVPDRDAAAAALAGLLHRWLTVGRERQLARFELSLEAARNPALEADFLRAGQGPRARAAGILAALGADRPEEAAELLVAWTDGLLYDRLAGALARSRVAPDPAELASVARRMIDAALAHRG
- a CDS encoding acyl-CoA synthetase, whose product is MSDQPAWGSPRTKSGGGFWAQAAADPERTVLVTPEGEEWTAGRLHADVNRLVHGLRAAGLKKGDVFAVVLPNGVEFLTAYLAASQAGFYLVPVNHHLVGPEIAWIVSDSGAKVLIAHERFADAATAAADEAALPASHRYAVGAVVGFRPYRDLLEGQPGTPPGERTLGWVMNYTSGTTGRPRGIRRPLPGRLPEETYLGGFLGIFGIRPFDGNVHLVCSPLYHTAVLQFAGAALHIGHPLVLMDKWTPQEMLRLIDRHACTHTHMVPTQFHRLLALPQETKDAYDVSSMRHAIHGAAPCPDHVKRAMIDWWGGCVEEYYAASEGGGAFATAEDWLKKPGTVGKAWPISELAVFDDDGNRLPAGELGTVYIKMNTGGFSYHKDEGKTKKNRIGDFFTVGDLGLMDEEGYLFLRDRKIDMIISGGVNIYPAEIESALLTHPAVADAAAFGIPHADWGEEVKAVIEPAEGFVAGDALAAEILHHCERRLAGYKRPKTVDFIETMPRDPNGKLYKRRLRDPYWEGRDRAV
- a CDS encoding RNA polymerase sigma-70 factor; the protein is MSEDDRRPDPAIEAFVTHRNLLFTVAYEMLGSAVDAEDVLQETWLRWAAVDLDAVREQRAYLVRITTRQALGRLRTLGRRKESYVGPWLPEPLLTAPDVAEDVELADSISMAMMLVLETLAPTERAVFVLRDVFDLGYEEIAEAVDKSPAAVRQIAHRARAHVAARRQRGAVSTAETRAALGAFQRAVETGDLQSLVDLLAPDVVALSDGGGIKQAMPRPTVGAEKVARLLAAGVAAWGPVSTLEPAQINGHPALIVRIGGEIDLVVAMRIDDGVITGIYTVRNPEKLTHVDRETAVSR
- a CDS encoding GNAT family N-acetyltransferase, which produces MLIPNTPKTAAIDDAALISRSLARAFDDDPMMRWFFPDDSSREASLGSYFTTLFTRQYVSNAVCEFTAAAAAFWVPPEAQAKAVPDAETIQQLRNILGDRAELFGATVEAAAQHTPQEPHWYLAVIGADPAAQGTGQGAALLRSGLAKADAAGLPACLESSKAANLPFYEHFGFTVREEIRLPGGGPTLWAMRREPQPPVDPRAV
- a CDS encoding NAD(P)/FAD-dependent oxidoreductase, encoding MKVVVVGAGYAGTLAANRIAKKVKTAEITVINPRPDFVERVRLHQQVVGTAAVATPLASMLRDGIAALVGTVDKIGDGSVVLDDGASVGFDYAFLAVGSTVRPMPGTVPVGTWEGAERARAALAALPAGSTVTVIGGGSTGVETAAEVAEARPDLQVRIIGSSVGRDFSHRAFRRVRSGLERLRVSVVDDGVTEVTDGAVHLRSGAEFASDLALWAIVSGVPDLAARSGLEVDAEGRALVDPYLRSVGDERIFAVGDCAAVPGARFACALATPQAAHAANTLARLSEGRTPEPYSLRYVARAVTLGRRDAVGQFTRTDDSLRRAYFTGRTAAVVKELASRGGQYGARTGTGA
- a CDS encoding VOC family protein, which produces MIAELQCVVLDCPDPQVLAEFYRSLLGGNVNQPDRRWAVGEDWATLHAPSGPVLAFQRVADHRPPRRPDPTRPQQFHLDLGVPDLDRAQEQVLAAGATLLDGDEGGRSWRIFADPAGHPFCLVRH
- a CDS encoding DNA alkylation repair protein is translated as MAETLVTGVTVAEVMAELAALEDPKARAVNEKHGDDHGVNLGKLRALAKRLKTQQELACRLWETDDTAARLLAILICRPKAFGRDELDAMMRGARTPKVHDWLVNYVVKKNPHHEELRVAWSADPDPVIASAGWALTTERVAKKPEGLDLAGLLDVIETQMKDAPERLQWAMNHCLAQIGIEHPEYRARAIDIGERLEVLKDYPTSPGCTSPFAPVWITEMVSRQQGK